The Triticum aestivum cultivar Chinese Spring chromosome 5A, IWGSC CS RefSeq v2.1, whole genome shotgun sequence genomic sequence ATTAGGACCGACGGATTACTGCTTTATTTgccattgatgtatgatttattcatttggAGGAAAAAAAAATTTGCAAGAAAAAGAAAAGTGTCCTGCAAGTCTACGGAGTTATCCAAATGTGATTCCTTAATAAACCTGCAAGTCACGTTCAACATGTTAAGTcgatgtttccttttcgtaacttgTATGAGATGGCGGCATTTAATATCCAGGAGGCTCTAAGTTGGAAGGAGAAATTGAGATGATCATCGATCAGGTTTAACATTTGAAAATCATGAATCACACGTATATGCGGTTCCAGTAATTGCTGAGAGATTCTTTGTTACTTCTTGTTTGCACAATAAGAACATGCAGACATAGACAATATTGGCACCCCTGTTAATGTTTGTGAACTTAATCAGGAGTCCATACTGTAATTTAAAAACATGTACACAATATTTTCCTTATTTTTGGAGTGCAGTGTTTCGGTGTCCAAACTCATCTGCACCTAgttaaaaaaaacacaaaaaaatcaaaaaaattgcgTGGTAGAAAATTTATTACGTGAGGTCCGCTCCTATTTTCAGTTTATTTGGACatatgagtagctctcagcaaaaatgGCAAATCGGGTTAGAATagtgcatgaataataaacttttttATAGACCCTGGATTTGTATTTTTTGCCAATAGCTACTCAGATGTCaaaatgatttgaaaattggagcggacctcacgcattAAATTATCTACCATGGGAAAAatggatttttttaatttttctagtatttattttaaaaaaatctttAATGCGGGTGCAGATGAGTCTGGACTCAGAAGTGGATTGTCGCTATTTTTTGTTACTAGTTCCTTTTGCCCTCACAGCCTGAGAATAACCTATTTCATTGTATATGCCCAAGTGCACGGCACCTAGATTGATCTTCTAATCTAGCTGTAGCGCTGCCTCATGGCAATACAGCCTTTATTTAGCTCATCGCGGCAAAAGGCTAGCGTAGAAATGGAGGGAAATCTTGTTCCTTTTTACAGTCAGACAAGGTAAGGATGGTAATTTTACCCATGCATAGCGGATATCATACGCACATGGACAAGGTATGGGCATAATTTTATACCCACGGGTAATATCCATACTCTATCCGTTAAGTCAAGAATATGTCTCTATACCCTATCTGTCAAGTCAAGAATAGGGCAGGAGTATAGTCTTTATACATGGATATATCCATACCCTACCCGTTTATACTGACATGTGAATCCTACCCGTGATTCACAAGTGTACCTAGGTGAAAGTTGTGTCGTGTGCTTACGAACCTATGTTAAATTTGTCACCAATTGTCAATTTGAATTGAGATAATTGTCATGTACTCATCTATCTATTATTGAGTTGAGATCAATGGATTTTTTTTGCCAAATGTGTTATAAATGAATGCAAATTTGTGAATAACTTGTGTACTGTTTGATCTACCCGTTGGGTACCCAATGGATTTGGGTACCCGTCGGGTATAGGTACGGGTAAAATTTCATACCCATGGGTACAGGTATGGGTAGTGTTTTGTACCCATTAACTAAATGTGTATCACCCGTAAAAAAACTAAATGCGTATGGATATGGTATTGCTCTATCCGTCCCATACCTTACTCATTGCCGGAcacagcttcggtgccttaaaaggcacctgcctttggatcATTGACATATGAGTCAGTCATCTGTTGGGctcacatgtcatagacacaaagatAGATGGCACCGAAGCATCGTCCCTCATTGCCATCCTTAGACAGGGGTGGCAGATATAGCAGGATTGCGGCCGTCAGGACGAGGAGGCCGAGGGACAGATTTTATTTATTTCATCGCTGTTACGCAGCAAAGCATAGCGCATTTGGCACGCCCCAGCCACTAGTGGTGTTCGGCCATTGTTGCTGTTGCGAGACTCCGTCCAGCGACACAACAGCTTACAGAAGTTCAACCATAAAACAAACAAAGCACCAGCCACCACGGTTCATTCACTGATCACCAGCCAGACGGAACAGATGCGGGAGCCGGCAAGGACGCGCGGCGGAACCCTGCAGAAGGCCGGCCTTCTCGTAGCAGCCCACGCTGTCCGAGAGCGTCTCCTCCAGCTTCCTCGGCTTCCAGCCCAGACCCTTCAGCTTCTGCGATGACAGCGGCGCTTTACGGTCCACGTCAACGAATCTGTAAAAAGCAGAGCAAGGTTTCTTCAGATCATGAACTGGCTGCGGGGTAATTGTGCAGTGTGATAAGTTCTGACCGAGCAAACGTGAGAGGTGAGATAACCTACTTGTTCACATAGCTGTACTGTGGGTACATCTTCCTCAGCAAGTCCACCAAGTCCTTTGCGCAGATGCTATTCGGCGAACAAATGTATCTCCCAGATGATTCTGGCTTCTCGTACACAAGCAGCAAGGCGTCCGCCACGTCACGGACGTCTACAATGTGCCACAGCTTGTTGCTCATCACGTCAGGGCCTCCTGTGAATTGTGACACAATGTACCAGTTAATGGAGTCTACCATGTGACACAATGTTGCAATAACAGATTTCTGCCGTGTGCGACGGCAAGAATAAGACGGGAGAACTAGGGCCccatctcaaaaaaaaaagaaggaaaactaTCATTTATTTCAGGACTACTCATTTTCCAAAAGCTTACTTCAACAACACGCCAAAGGTGCCGCTTCAACAATTCTAGCATGGAATTTGGCATTGTGTGCTTCTGTCAATCGCTGTTCAGTGCATAATATCGATAATGAATGCGGTATCAAATGCGCAGGCACATGCAACAGGTTGTAAAGGATCAGCTTATGGATGGATGCCCTCATCTCACAGCTGTAGAGCATCATACAAAGGCATAGCAGCTATCGTTGAAAAGGAATACAGAGGACAAACAGGTGCCAAGAGAGGAACCTAGTTATCATCTGCAAACAAGAAGTTCTAGATAATGACCAGTGCCAAAACAAAATTGGACTTCTCCACTGATTGAATTTAAAGAGCAGATCGATATAACAACAGGGACTATCAATGTGATTGATCCCATCTATATCTAACAACAGGAACTATCAGCATGATCTCATCTATATCTAACAGCAGATAGCCGTATGATCCACATCCAAAAGTCTTTTGGTTGGACATATGGAATACATTCATTCCTCAAATGGTAGATAGACTTGGATTAAACCAACTTGCCAAGTCAAACATGATATTTATTAATGTGAAATTTCAGGCAATAAAAGAGAACAGATGGACAGAGATCAGTATTACCATTAATAACATAGATTAAGAATTTGCTACTTGTATTCACAGTTGGCTGCAACAATGGGCCAAAAACTAAAGGAGGGCAAAGCGTAACAACGTTTAATCCATGTTTCTCTGAATATTCCAAGGATGCCTGTTCAGCCACAATCTTGGCGACAGAATACCAGTCCTGCAAGCACAAATTAGTAAAGGTCACAATTTAGTCTTTGTGGAAATTATCTCTGGGAAGACTTTCTTTGTTGAGAACACATATCAATACAGTGAACCAGAGAAAAAAAATGACGCGCGTGAAAAGTAGTCATGTGTGCCCACCAATGAATTGTGATGTATACATAGTGCTTTGGTATTTTTCTTTACTAAATAGTATCTCTAACCTCATTCTCCTGGCAGAAGTCTTTGTCTGACCAGCTACTCTCATCTTTGAGTCTGTCTTGAGGCCAATTCGGGTTAAAATCAACAGCAGCATTGGATGACAAGACAATAACCTTCTGAACCTTCATAGCTGAGCAGGCCTTCAGCACATTTGAAGTACCTTTCACAGCAGGAGCCAATACTTCTGACTGCACAAATGCATTTAAACTGTGGTGAGAAAAGTACTAGCAATTCTACAGTGTTCAACACTCACAATAGGTATAATTCACAATGCTGCTTTACCATCAATACAAGTTCAGTATACTGTACCAAAATAATGTAGCTACAGCAGCACATGAACTGATTTTACGACAACGAAGAATTAGTTGGAACGAACACCTGCCTCAGGATCAACAATCTTATCTTCAGGCACCGGTGTGGCGAGGTGGAAGACCCCCTCACACCCCTCAAACGCACGTGTTAGCGTGTCGTAGTCGAGCACATCGGCCTTGAACAGGTGCAGATTCTCCCGGGCTTCGTCCATCTGCTTGAGGTGGACATTCTTGGGGTCACCTGAAAGAGCATTCAGACATTAATCAGAACACTGTACTTACCCGTGGACTAAGCACTTTGTTTTATCCATTCGCTTTCGCCCAGGATCAATTAAAACCTGCTTTCTTCATGCGGACACGGAACTCCGATTGATTAACATTTAACAACCATGAATGAATGCAAAGAACATAACGACACAGAACATTGGTTCACATTTTTCAACTATGAATGAATGCAAAGCTCATCTAGACACGGAACTCTAATTGATTTACGACTATGGATGAATGAATGCAAATCACATCTATGACACGGAACTGAATCAACTGCAATCGCAAGGGGGGCCGGTTGCGCAGGCGTGAGGCGAACTGCGTCCGTACATGGGTCGCGGAGGGTGGCGTGGACGGCATAGCCGCGGGAGAGGAGCAGCTTGACGAGCCACGAGGCGATGAACCCGCCGCCGCCGGTCACGCACAGGCGCCGCGGCGGTGCCATCTTCCCTTCgtcctgcccgccgccgccgccaccagtgcACTGTGACAGCGAGCTCACCGAGATGTGCGCAGCAAATGGCTAAAGTAATCGTAGCACTAGCAGCCTGACGTGGAAATCGATTAGGAAATCCGCGCCGAAACAAAAACGGATTTGGACTCGTCCGGGAGAGCGGTGCGGAGAGGAACAAAAACATGTGGAGGGAGCGGTGGAGCAGACACGCACCTCGCGGCCACCTGTTCCCttctccgacgacgacgacgacgccgccgTCGCTTGGACTGCGGGGTTCCTGGGGTCAAGAACGCCGTCGCCATCGGAACCATTTTTTTACAGCGCCACATCCGGTCGATGTTTTTTTTTTGTTTGAGGCAACCGCTGGTCGACGGCTGCGAAGCCacggcccagcacagcccatccaCGTGACTGGGCCGAGCTCATCAATCTCGGGAAAGGAGGAGGAACCGGAGACGGGCTAGTGGCCCGCTGCTGAAAATAACCATGAAGCTTTCcttttgtcccccccccccccccccccccccccaaaaaaacctttGTGTTCATCTAAAAAAAAACTTTGTGTTTGTTCGGTCAGAATGCAACGTTTTTTTTGTCCAATAAAAAAGAATGCAATGGTTTTACACAGATAAAATGCAACTTCCATGGACAACGAAAACAGCATGTATCAAAATGCAACTCCTTGTGAAGGTTAGCTTGAAGTGGGGTCCTCTAAGTTCTACATGGGTGAGAGGATTGGGGTAAAGTGGGGATTGAACTCTTTCAAACCGAAGGGGTCGATGGGTTCCGGATAGATAAGTAAAATTGAGGTGAAGTGGGGAGTGAACTCATCATCACCACCGCCAACTACAAATTATaaggtactccctccataaagaaataagagcgtttagatcactaattaTGTGatataaacactcttatattttttttacaTGGGAAATAGTAGAGGTACTTGAGTTACAAAGTTTAGAAACTCAATGGGAAAAAACGTAGTTTGGAACTTGTAATATTTTTTCAAATGTTCCACATGTAGGTGTGAAAGGCGCTTGAAGCCAAAGGCCTTGGCTGAAGACACGAACAAAGGGAATGTCAGATGCAGTCCATGGAATATACATATGTGCCTACCTTCCTACTACTCCCCCTGTTTCGAAATAATTGAAGTTCTAAGTTTGTTCTAAATCAAACTTGATTAAGTTTGATTAAATCTATGGAAAAATATGCTAAAATATAACACCGAATAAACATAATACGACTATAgatatatttcataaaaaatctcAAGAGACTAATTCCATGTTTTAGATGTTAATATGTTTTCATAGACTTGGTCAAACTTCAACAACTTTGACTTGGGACAAATCTAGGACTTCAGTTATTTTGAAATGGATGAACCAGTAGCTAGCTAAATGCGGGTATCTACTAAAAGAACTAATAAAATGGTGTACCATGTTGTAACAGGTTAGAGCAACTCTAACAAAATCGTCATATGTGTCATCGCTATATGAGATATAGAGTGCGCTTCAATAATAATACGGAGCCTGCCAAAGGCGGTACGCAGTTCAGATGTTAATATATCTGCtagtaacacacacacacagacacacacacacatgcacccagGAGCACGCACATGTGACACATATGTCTGGCTCGAGGCATCTCAACGCGCCAACGGCCACCCAAGCTGACGAATAATGAGAAAAAAAATCTTCCTCGCCTGAATCAAACAATAATTAAATATTTGAACTTGATTTaaaattttaaattacattaagcTTTAGGTGGCGCACCCAAAGATTTCATTGGATGCTCCACCTAATGCTTAGTGTAATTATAACTGAAGCTTCACCCAGACCCCGCTCGTCTCTGAGAGTGGCTGTGAGCAGAGGGGGAAATGGAGGTCGTGGACGGCTAGGAGGAAGTGGAGGTTGTGGGCTATGGACGGTGCGGTTATAAGCTCATGGGCTAGATTTGAAACAATCTTCATAAAAATACATTGATCCAAGTCTATATGATGACTCTGTTAAAGCGGCATTTTTAACCAAAATAGTAATATCATGTTTATTTGATGAAACGGTGTTTGATCTTTTCATATCCGACCGACGTATAGTGAACACGCACAAGTTTTAAATGCACAAATTACATGTTGACAAGATACGATAGTAGGTGGCCCTAGCATCCTCTTATAGACTTAATCAAATTTAAACAACTTTGACTTGGGACAAATTCAAGACTTTAGTTATTTTGAAACGGATGACTATGAGAGTGGTTGTGGGCGGAGGGGGGGAGTGGAGGTTGTGGGCAACGGAAGGAAGTGGAGGTCGTGGGCTATGGACGGTTGGGTTACAAGCTCACGGGCTAGATTTGATGCAACCTTCATAAATTATATCGATCCAAGTTTTTAACCAAATCTATAATGTCGATGCTTATTATGCCGAGCGAGCATACAGGGACTTTGCTAGAGAGTTCATCTTACCTGGCCTGCGAAACAGTGGTTGATCTTTCCGGATCCGACCGACGTACAGTGAACACGCACAAATTGTAAATGCTCAAATTACGTGTTCAGAAGGACACGCTAGTAGGTGGCCCTAGCATACATCGTCGTCATGCTTTGGCCGCTCTACGATAAAAATGTGCTCCTATATAGCTACTGTTATGAAGCATGGTGCCGTTAACCATACTCTGTGGAGTGATCCGACATCACACTTGTTGGCTTCATCGGCCGCTCGTTGTCGCCTTCACCGCAAGGCAGGGACGCAACAGGACCTCGATGGCAGTGGCTCCTTGTGGAATCCACCGACGCGTACGTGTTACTTCGCCCTCGCTTCGCGCGCGTCCCTCTGCAAACGTAGCGTCCCAACGCGGCCAAACGCAGTCTAAACAAAAAAAAGCACGTACTACTAGTAGTACGTGTCAGCAGCACCGCTGTAAGTGAGTTGTACCGCTATCAAGGCTCCGAGAGTAGCCCGTACTGTACGTGCGTAGGCGTGACGGCGACGGCCGGCCTATCGAGCTTAGCCGCCGGCCGGTGCGCGCGCGGCGGTGGTACTCAGCTCGTACAGTAGGTCACTCATTAAAATCCTCCCGTCGTGTTTCGATCGCCCCCGGCCGGCCGGCCGTCGCTCCAACTGCCCACGGCATTTTGTCCACCGACGGCCACGTGCACGCACGCATGTCCCCGGGCCTGATATGGCGCGCGCTTGGTCGGTGTGGCCATGCAGCGCCGAGTCCGCCGGCCCACTGAATAGTAGACTGGTATCCGTTTCTCCATCGATGCGTGCATGCGCATGAGTACCGAGGCCAACCCCAACGCGCGAACCTCAAACGATTCAGCCGCGTTCGTTTAGCGGCAAACGGAGAGAACAAGTCATCCAACGTGCGGTCACAAACGGACCATCGTTTGTTTTTTATCCGTTTTTATCATTTCCGGCTTAAAGTTGAATCATGTTTGCGGTCAAACGGACATGTGTGGGCGGGACTTAGTCCCCCTGCCTGTCAGTCGGGGACACAACCACTTTTCTCTTCCCCGTCTCTTTCCTCTGCCCTTCGGTCGTCACCGCCATCCCCGTTCCCGACCACGTTGCCTTCCATCAAGGCCACCCCCACAACCATGCCATGTCATAACCGTCCCACACCCGCGTTTCAGTTGAGTTTTTTGCCAGCGTTCGTGGTTCCTTGTTGGTTGTGGGAGAGAGGCTACAGTCGCAGGCGCCGACCCTTGACCTCAACAACTTCCGGCAGGCGCTCCACTTCCCCAGGCCGCCACCCCACCGACACCAGCCTTGCTTCGTTGCATCGACTCGCTCTCTTTCCAGCCGCGTCTCCAGCACGACTGTAAGGTGTTCGACGCGTTGCTCCCAAGGTATCATGGATAGCGGGGATGAATTTTTCTTTCACAATTTCATTTGTTCATCGGATGATGAAGACATTGTGGCGGCTGCATTGGTCGTCCACGACCAGGAAGCGCCCTCGATTCAAGGGATCAATCCCTGGCCATGTTCCGGCCTTGAACCGCAATATGAAGAGAGGCCACACCtttctctatgccgattactttgagAATAGCGCACTCTTCAAACCACACAAATTTCGCCGTCGCTTTTGTATGGCGAGACATGTGTTAAACCGTATTCGGGAGGGAGTGGTAGCAATGGCCCTTATtgtgagtgcaaagaggatgccgttggcAAGCTTGGCTTCTCTTCTTACCAAAAAATGCATTGCGGCTATCCGCATGCTTGCGTATGTAATTCCTGGTGATCTTGTGGATGAGTATGTTCGTATGAGTGAGTCCACGTGCTGTCAATGTATAGTTTCTGCAAAGCCATAGTGGTAGTGTTCGGCCCTGAGTATCTGAGAGAGCCAACTGCGGTTGATACATAGAGGTTGTTGACGATCAATACTAAGAGGGGCTTTTCGGGCATGCTTGGTAGTATTGATTGTATGCACTGAAAGTGAAGGAActatccatttgcttggcaggggcagtacaaggggcatgtgaaAGGTGCTACTGTCGTACTTGAAGTGGTGGCTTCACAGGATCTGTGAATATGACATTTTTTCTTCGACATGGTTGGTCTCACAATGATATCAGTGTTCTTCAGCGATCTCTagtgtttgcaaggcttgcagaaggccactcccagAAGGTCAACTTTGAGGTCAATGACCACCAATACAACAAGGGATATTACCTTGCTGATGATATCTATCCACAATGGCCCACTCTTGTCAAGACCATATACCCAATCCGCAAGGAGAAAAGAGAAAGAAGTTTGCCCAAATGcaggagagtgctaggaaggatgtggagcgtgctTTCGGCATGCTTCAGTCTcgatggggtatcgttcgaaaccttGGATTGACATGGAGCACTTATAAGATTTGGAAGGTGACGACtgattgtgtgatcatgcataatatgatcGTGGAGGATGACCGTGATGAAAGCATCTATGACCAAGGGTTTTATTTTCAAGGTGAAAATATTAAGCCTGAGCAGCCACCTCCTACAATCTTCGAACACTTTGTTCATTTTTATCGTGAATTACGTGTTTGGCATACTCATGTCCAGCTCCagaatgacttggttgagcacatgtgacattacattggcaaccaatagatttATCGGTTACCTTTCATGCAAACTAATTTCGGTTGGGTTGTAAAGACTATTTTATATCTGTTTTTATTTCGATTGGGTTGTAATAAACTATTGCGAATGTGAAACTATTTGCTATGTTTCATTTGAACTATTACGCTTTGTGTTGGGCGCACGAATGAGATGCGGCCGAAATATGGTCGCGTGTTAGACGCACCGCAACCGCATCCAGAAGTTTGACCGGACAAGGCCTCATTGCCACCTTTAAGCGAACGAAAAACAAACGAAACGAATGTCCACTTGGAATCACATGTTGGAGTTGGCCTGAGGGCATGGCCGTGCAGCGCCACGGGTCCACGCTCCACAGCCTTTGCAGTGAGTAGAGCACACTCATGCGTGCGTGCACAATTATTGGGCATGGGAAACTAGATCGATGGACCAGGTTGCATGAAATGGGAAGGATGGATGGGAGTTACGTGCATACTCTCACGGACACACAGTAGTGCCGATCAATTAAGCTCTGTGCATGTTTGTACGTACGTGTCTGAAGCCGCGTCAGTGTCGCCGTCAGGCACCCTGCTCCGGAGCATggggtcgattgatctttgtcgtGCACACACACGTATACACGCGAACATTGCCGAAGGCAATTAAGAGGCGCTGAGAGCGATCAGGTACCATCGGCGTTCGATCGATTGTCCAACATTTCGGGGAGGCGAATCTCGATAACGGATTCGGCTTGCCTGCTTCATTTTCATGCTTCTATCCGTGCTTTTACTTTATTTTACGGTTGTCTTTTTTTTCTAATCTAATTATTTTTTCTTTGATTTTAAGGGGATGGggcggggagcaggcaagtctcgtccctcGACGACATGTTACACAGATCCTACACAGCATTGACATGCTAGCTACTGACTGATACTCCCTTCAtacctaaatacaagtctttttagaaaATTCAATACAAATCACATACGGATGCATATAGACATATCTTAAAGTGTagatttacttattttattttgtatgtAGACTTTATTAAAATCTCTAAAGAAACCTCTTCTTATTTTACTTTGTATAGTGTTTCCTCTATTTCCGTACTTCAATTTTGACAATAAATTTAagcaacgagaccgactgcggcgttagcaaaaattatatcagtgaatttgTGTTCAAAAGAAGttttttaattatataattttttctcccgtcGTAATCGGTCTTGTTagctaaatttatggtcaaaattagACCTCAAAAAACGCAGGCACATTATATTTTAGAagagagagaagtgcatatttcaaccctGAACTCTTGCCCTAATCTATTTTACAACCCTGAACTTTAATACCGTCTAAATTACAACCCCCAAGTCTCAAAACCGGTCAGGATTCAACCCTCCTCTCCCTGTTGACCGTTTTTGACCTGGGGTGACCAGTTTTGACTAGTCAACGGGTCCAATCAGCatgccacgtcagaatttttttcaaaatttcaagaaaaagtaaataaaaatctATAAGATCagggaaaaaatataaaaaggcaAAATTCCGAAAAAATTGTTCGCGAAAAAAGCTAGGGAAAATAAAAATGAATTTTTCTGGAATTTGAGTTTTTGggttttttctggattttttttggaaattcgTTTTTTTATTTTCCGTGTTTTTCGGAAATTGGATTT encodes the following:
- the LOC123104202 gene encoding cinnamoyl-CoA reductase 1, translated to MAPPRRLCVTGGGGFIASWLVKLLLSRGYAVHATLRDPCDPKNVHLKQMDEARENLHLFKADVLDYDTLTRAFEGCEGVFHLATPVPEDKIVDPESEVLAPAVKGTSNVLKACSAMKVQKVIVLSSNAAVDFNPNWPQDRLKDESSWSDKDFCQENEDWYSVAKIVAEQASLEYSEKHGLNVVTLCPPLVFGPLLQPTVNTSSKFLIYVINGGPDVMSNKLWHIVDVRDVADALLLVYEKPESSGRYICSPNSICAKDLVDLLRKMYPQYSYVNKFVDVDRKAPLSSQKLKGLGWKPRKLEETLSDSVGCYEKAGLLQGSAARPCRLPHLFRLAGDQ